The window TCCGCAATGACGTCGCCGATCGCGGATTCGCAGGCCAGTTTGTTGAGCGAATTCAAATCAGAGACGCCGTTGCGATTGGCGTTTGTGTTGATGGCGATGGATCTGATCACGCTCACCGCGATGTTGTATTTGACAGGCGGAGCCGACAATCCGTTCAGCCTGTTTTACTTTGTCAACATTGCGATTGGTGGAGTTATCCTGACCGCGCCGTTGACTTGGACGCTGACCGCGCTGGCGATGCTGGGGTATGTCGCGTTGCTGATTGATTCGCGACCCGTTGCGGGGCTGACGATCCAGCCCGCTGAGACGCCTGATTGGTTGATCGCGACGTTGGATTTGCGAGATTGCGGATTGTTGTTTGCGTTTGTGACCTGCGCGACGGTGCTGGCGTATTTTGTGACTCGCATTTCACGCCAGTTGCGTTTGCGAGAACAAGACTTACGTCGCAGCCAATCCGAACGAGCCGACGCGATGCGATTGGAAGGACTGACGACTTTGGCGGCGGGAGCGGCTCACGAATTGGCGTCGCCATTGTCCGCGATCGATGTGGCCTGCCGCGAATTGACGCGGCACTTGGAAGACATACCGAAACCAAAATCGGTTGACGAAGACCTGTCGTTGATCGATGGGCAATTGTTGATGTGCCGGCAAATTCTTTCGCGAATGCGAGCCGCGTCGGGTGATACCGCGGCACAGCGATGGAACCGGACCACGCTGGGCGATTTGATTGACACGGCATTGGAAGGCATCCGCGATCCACACCGAGTCGAAATCATCGAGTCAGATGATGATGCCTCATGGGAAGACCAACCGATGTGGTTGCCCGAGGAAGCCGTCGCTCAGGCGATCCGCAATCTGATCCACAATGGATTGGATGCCAGCGAATCGTCCGAATCCGTTGCGGTTGAGCTGCTCGTCGATGGTGACGAGGCTCGGCTGCAGGTGCGTGACCAGGGGCAGGGCATGTCGGATGAGGTGCTCGATCGAGCGGGTGACCCGTTTTTCACCACCAAAGAACCCGGCCGTGGGATCGGG of the Rhodopirellula baltica SH 1 genome contains:
- a CDS encoding sensor histidine kinase; its protein translation is MPLIAPAPLGSSTWLLQLRTFAIVGQLITILFARLLTPTSLPIGALLVLVIFTAITNGAYGWWLSRAERNREESNGESTMDPATGLSSAMTSPIADSQASLLSEFKSETPLRLAFVLMAMDLITLTAMLYLTGGADNPFSLFYFVNIAIGGVILTAPLTWTLTALAMLGYVALLIDSRPVAGLTIQPAETPDWLIATLDLRDCGLLFAFVTCATVLAYFVTRISRQLRLREQDLRRSQSERADAMRLEGLTTLAAGAAHELASPLSAIDVACRELTRHLEDIPKPKSVDEDLSLIDGQLLMCRQILSRMRAASGDTAAQRWNRTTLGDLIDTALEGIRDPHRVEIIESDDDASWEDQPMWLPEEAVAQAIRNLIHNGLDASESSESVAVELLVDGDEARLQVRDQGQGMSDEVLDRAGDPFFTTKEPGRGIGLGLFLTRNVITRLGGTLKFDSTPGMGTVATVRLPLPKE